From the genome of Manduca sexta isolate Smith_Timp_Sample1 chromosome 14, JHU_Msex_v1.0, whole genome shotgun sequence, one region includes:
- the LOC115447882 gene encoding BET1 homolog translates to MRRARDGYSYQPVPRVPTDEVLEHENERMAQELSGKISSLKDISIELGNEVRYQEKLIRGLDDDVDRSSGFLGKTMGRVLKLGKGNHNYYIFYLFLFSIFIFFVLYIVLKLR, encoded by the coding sequence ATGCGGAGAGCCCGGGACGGTTATAGCTATCAACCCGTGCCAAGGGTTCCTACGGACGAGGTACTCGAACACGAAAATGAACGAATGGCACAAGAACTTAGTGGGAAAATATCTTCCCTTAAAGATATTTCTATAGAACTTGGTAATGAAGTACGCTACCAGGAGAAACTGATACGAGGATTAGATGATGATGTCGATAGAAGTTCAGGATTTCTTGGCAAAACCATGGGCAGAGTTCTCAAACTGGGCAAAGGgaatcataattattacatattctaTTTGTTTCTGTtctctatatttatattctttgtgctgtatattgtattaaagttaagataa